From a single Molothrus ater isolate BHLD 08-10-18 breed brown headed cowbird chromosome Z, BPBGC_Mater_1.1, whole genome shotgun sequence genomic region:
- the PCGF3 gene encoding polycomb group RING finger protein 3: protein MLTRKIKLWDINAHITCRLCNGYLIDATTVTECLHTFCRSCLVKYLEENNTCPTCRIVIHQSHPLQYIGHDRTMQDIVYKLVPGLQEAEMKKQREFYHKLGMEVPGDIKGETCSTKQHLDSHRNGETKADENINKETSEEKQEEDNDYHRSDEQVSICLECNSSKLRGLKRKWIRCSAQATVLHLKKFIAKKLNLSSFNELDILCNEEILGKDHTLKFVVVTRWRFKKAPLLLHYRPKMDLL from the exons ATGCTAACAAGGAAGATTAAGCTTTGGGACATTAATGCCCATATAACCTGTCGTCTGTGCAATGGATACCTGATCGATGCTACTACTGTAACAGAATGCTTGCATACTT TCTGTAGAAGCTGCCTAGTGAAATATTTGGAGGAAAACAACACCTGTCCAACCTGTAGGATTGTTATACATCAGAGCCACCCATTACAGTATATTGG tCATGACAGAACAATGCAAGATATTGTTTACAAACTTGTGCCAGGCCTCCAAGAAG cggaaatgaaaaagcaaagggaGTTTTATCACAAACTGGGCATGGAAGTTCCAGGGGATATCAAAGGGGAGACATGTTCTACAAAACAGCACCTAGATTCTCATCGAAATG GTGAAACTAAAGcagatgaaaatataaataaagaaacttcggaggaaaaacaggaagaagATAATGACTACCACCGAAGTGATGAACAG GTAAGCATCTGCTTGGAGTGCAATAGCAGCAAACTGCGTGGATTGAAACGAAAATGGATTCGTTGCTCTGCACAAGCAACAGTCTTGCATCTAAAGAAGTTCATTGCCAAAAAACTCaacctttcttcttttaatgag CTGGACATATTATGCAATGAAGAGATTCTTGGCAAGGACCATACGCTCAAGTTTGTAGTTGTTACTAGATGGAGATTTAAG AAAGCACCTCTACTGCTACATTATAGACCCAAAATGGACTTGCTGTAA